A genomic stretch from Mastacembelus armatus chromosome 12, fMasArm1.2, whole genome shotgun sequence includes:
- the apc gene encoding adenomatous polyposis coli protein isoform X1, whose translation MAAASYDQLLRQVEVLKMENSNLRQELQDNSNHLTKLETEASNMKEVLKQLQGTIEEESGETSGSQLELIERLKEMSLDSAGFKPRTRPPLPPLSSSSAASGSGLPGGAAGGSGGPAPSTTTAFPRRGLPSAGRDSHDRCLEELEKERSLLLAELEKEEKEKDWYYAQLQNLTKRIDSLPLTENFTLQTDMSRRQLEFEARQIRSAMEEQLGSCQEMERRAQARVSRIQQIEKDILRLGARLQVEGAQGVGDSSGLAATQSSSSRLDIDPASETSYSVPRRITSHLGTKVEMVYSLLSMLGTHDKDDMSRTLLAMSSSQDSCIAMRQSGCLPLLIQLLHGNDKDSLLLGNSRGSKEARARASAALHNIVHSQPDDKRGRREIRVLHLLEQVRHYCEACWSWQENHERGVDQEDNPMPSPVEHQICPAVCVLMKLSFDEEHRHAMNELGGLQAVAELLQVDCEMFGLSSDHYSITLRRYAGMALTNLTFGDVANKATLCSMKGCMRAMVAQLKSESEDLQQVIASVMRNLSWRADVNSKKTLREVGSVRALMGCALEVQKESTLKSVLSALWNLSAHCTENKADICAVDGALAFLVGTLTHRSHTNTLAIIESGGGILRNVSSLIATNETHRQILRDHGCLPTLLQHLKSHSLTIVSNACGTLWNLSARDAKDQEALWELGAVGMLRNLIHSRHKMIAMGSAAALRNLMANRPARYKDASVVSPGAGAPSLHARKQKALFEELDAQQLSETFDNIDNLSPKAAHRKGRGCNGAGGGGNMTRSYANTPVLSSPKNGEGSKRKNEEGAYARSVFPPSVRASSDSLNSVTSVDGYGNRGKTKPSSEPFYSSDESTNKCCIYRKYPADLAHKIRSANHMADDDGAELDTPINYSLKYSDEQLNSGRQSPSHRGGIESDDDEQDARLRRRNDGSESAESSSRMASVPPPRYVLVTASSNYTTDSTGDQPIDYSLKYGTDTARKTLFKPEETVAPSLPTAPTTSASKLHPPPPSANRTVSKSNQESTQTYCVEDTPICFSRGSSLSSLSSEEEDSDVARRKRRGGSVVSCSGSNEYPTLPVSEKEAHEQQQQRQQKEAESQTAIAPSGRGRRGHHHHSHAHHHHHHHHVTSSSGARTPKSPPEQPYVQETPLMFSRCTSVSSLDSFSTSSIASSVRSSEPCSGVPSGVVSPSDLPDSPGQTMPPSRAKTPPSTQKTKEEEKAKKKDEEESSTDLLLHFATESTPHGFSRASSLSALSLDEPYIPPEMKKKQEEEGGIEERKEEEVVKPVLDESDDDDDIEILEACISMAMPKSRKPKKQQQAAPRKPSQLPVYKLLPSQSRPQSQQRKDVPPPQEEVPRVYCVEGTPLNFSTTTSLSDLTIDSLPNEDAADAVIPAAPPSSAQTRRAGLPEGENGDDILAECISAAMPKAKPKKPMRVSASEHLQVLPLPPPLPPAAPPPLGPQQQKKKPTSPVKPMPQRPAYGITTATKAKPGFAFDSPRHYTPIEGTPCCFSRNDSLSSLDFDEDDGGEKNEDEKKAKDEGKKRKQQTAAIFPRTKPATSQMVTDEKQKFAIEDTPVCFSRNSSLSSLSDIDQENNNKEFAPPLPEEQVGDKTEASPPAQVELKPRPPAASGYAPKAFHVEDTPVCFSRNSSLSSLSIDSEDDLLQECISSAMPKKKKKAATINVPTAVATSLPVSKASEGILAEEEPSEAARSPASPDSESFDWKAIQEGANSVVSSLNAAAAASSLSRQPSSDSDSVLSLKSVGSPFRFPTTSVNNHAEEEEQGEKEEVKRGARILKPGECSTLDVKKKEEGEEEAKAVRGGKKVYRSLITGKPRAEPVARGRSKPRTAAMAKAPGSSDDRGGGSSRDSTPSRSSSSSANQKGGKLSQLPRTASPGSTSSSSACRPAKQNVMVRSGSGIPRSESASRVSSSTALKKQKAEPEKPALVRQSTFIKEAPSPTLKRKLEESAAATATATLESPSSPDVPLPATTRRHDVNRSHSESPSRPQEVISSRFSRTGTWKRENNNSSSSGGGSGGKHSSLPRVGTWKRTGSSSSVLSASSESSEKGRSEEEGVIRSKGTWRKTKSGGDPSAICSFTDKSEDVWVRLEDCPVNNPRSSSSCSIRSPTTTNAPPIIDSPGPSKIPSSSSSSSSNLNLCRSCESLDDKPTPPEHHQSQQQQRNQQRSGAVAARVSPFNYTPSPRKSNADVTTTATATTTTSSSTTPTRPSLIPTPITKKREPKGGEGGSGGGGGGGGGGGERGSYIVTSV comes from the exons ATGGCGGCAGCGTCGTATGACCAGCTGTTGAGGCAGGTGGAGGTGTTAAAGATGGAGAACTCCAACCTGAGACAGGAGCTGCAGGACAACTCCAACCACCTGACCAAACTGGAGACTGAGGCCTCCAACATGAAG GAAGTGCTCAAGCAGCTGCAGGGCACCATAGAAGAAGAATCTGGAGAGACATCTGGATCTCAGCTGGAGCTCATCGAGAGACTGAAAG AGATGAGCCTGGATTCTGCAGGTTTTAAGCCCAGGACGAGGCCTCCTCTGCCCCCCTTGTCCTCCAGCTCAGCTGCTTCTGGTTCAGGACTACCTGGAGGAGCAGCCGGAGGTTCTGGAGGCCCAGCCCCCTCTACAACTACTGCCTTCCCCAGAAGAGGGCTGCCATCTGCAGGCAGAGACAGCCATGACCGCTGCCtagaggagctggagaaggagag GTCTCTCCTATTGGCTgagctggagaaggaggagaaggaaaaggacTGGTACTATGCTCAGCTGCAGAATCTCACCAAGAGGATCGACAGTCTGCCGCTCACTGAAAAT TTTACTCTTCAGACGGACATGAGCCGTCGTCAGCTGGAGTTTGAGGCTCGTCAGATCCGATCAGCAATGGAAGAGCAGCTGGGTTCCTGCCAGGAGATGGAAAGGAGAGCTCAG GCTCGTGTGTCTCGTATTCAGCAGATAGAGAAAGACATCCTGAGACTGGGAGCTCGACTGCAG GTGGAGGGAGCTCAGGGGGTGGGTGACAGCAGCGGATTGGCTGCCACTCAG AGCTCCAGTAGCCGACTGGACATTGACCCAGCTAGTGAGACAAGCTACTCTGTGCCTCGACGAATCACCAGCCATCTGGGAACCAAG GTGGAGATGGTGTACAGTCTTCTGTCCATGTTGGGGACTCATGATAAGGACGACATGTCACGTACACTACTCGCCATGTCTAGTTCACAGGACTCGTGCATTGCTATGCGTCAGTCTGGCTGTCTGCCGCTGCTCATCCAGCTGCTGCACGGCAATGATAAAGACTCCCTGTTACTAG GTAACTCCCGCGGTAGTAAGGAGGCTCGTGCCCGGGCGTCAGCTGCCCTGCACAACATCGTCCACAGTCAGCCAGATGATAAGCGCGGGCGCCGTGAGATCAGGGTGCTCCACCTGTTGGAGCAGGTGCGTCATTACTGCGAGGCCTGTTGGAGCTGGCAGGAGAATCATGAGAGGGGCGTCGACCAGGAGGACAACCCTA TGCCATCTCCGGTGGAGCATCAGATCTGTCCGGCCGTCTGTGTCCTCATGAAACTTTCCTTTGATGAAGAACATCGACACGCTATGAACGAACTTG GTGGTCTGCAGGCAGTGGCGGAGCTGCTACAGGTGGACTGTGAGATGTTCGGCCTGAGCAGTGATCATTACAGCATCACTCTGCGGCGTTACGCTGGCATGGCACTTACCAACCTCACCTTTGGAGATGTGGCCAATAAG GCCACACTGTGCTCCATGAAGGGTTGCATGAGAGCAATGGTCGCCCAGCTGAAATCAGAGAGTGAAGACCTGCAGCAG gtgATAGCGAGTGTTATGAGGAACTTGTCATGGCGTGCTGATGTCAACAGTAAGAAGACACTACGTGAGGTTGGCAGTGTGCGAGCACTGATGGGCTGTGCTCTTGAGGTCCAGAAG GAGTCGACTCTGAAGTCTGTACTGAGTGCACTCTGGAACCTATCAGCTCACTGTACTGAGAACAAGGCAGATATCTGTGCGGTGGATGGCGCTCTGGCGTTTCTGGTGGGAACATTGACTCATCGCAGCCACACCAACACACTCGCTATCATTGAGAGTGGTGGTGGCATCCTACGCAATGTGTCAAGCCTTATTGCCACAAATGAGACACACAG GCAGATCCTCCGTGATCACGGTTGCCTGCCAACTTTGCTGCAGCACCTGAAGTCTCACAGTCTGACCATTGTGTCCAATGCCTGCGGGACGCTCTGGAACCTATCAGCCCGAGATGCCAAAGACCAGGAGGCATTATGGGAACTGGGCGCTGTGGGCATGCTGCGTAACCTCATCCACTCCCGCCACAAGATGATCGCCATGGGCAGTGCTGCTGCCCTGCGCAACCTGATGGCTAACCGCCCAGCACGTTACAAGGATGCCAGCGTAGTGTCGCCAGGTGCCGGTGCCCCATCATTGCATGCCCGCAAACAGAAGGCATTATTTGAAGAACTGGATGCACAGCAGCTATCAGAGACTTTTGACAACATCGACAACCTGAGCCCTAAGGCTGCTCACAGAAAGGGCCGGGGCTGTAACggtgctggaggaggaggaaacatgACACGTTCGTATGCCAACACACCAGTGCTGTCGAGCCCCAAGAATGGAGAGGGATCAAAGAGGAAGAATGAGGAGGGGGCATATGCTCGGTCAGTGTTCCCGCCCAGTGTCCGTGCGTCCAGTGATAGCCTTAATAGCGTGACAAGTGTCGATGGCTATGGCAACCGTGGCAAGACCAAACCATCATCAGAGCCATTCTACTCGTCAGATGAGAGCACCAACAAGTGCTGCATCTACAGAAAGTACCCAGCTGATCTCGCTCATAAGATCCGCAGTGCCAACCACATGGCAGACGACGATGGTGCGGAGCTGGATACGCCCATCAACTACAGTCTGAAGTACTCTGATGAACAGCTGAATTCTGGAAGACAGAGTCCAAGTCACCGCGGTGGCATTgagagtgatgatgatgaacagGATGCCAGGCTGAGAAGGAGAAACGACGGCAGCGAAtcagcagaaagcagcagccGCATGGCATCTGTGCCACCGCCACGCTATGTCCTTGTCACAGCATCATCAAACTATACGACTGACTCAACTGGTGACCAGCCAATCGACTACAGTTTAAAATATGGCACTGACACTGCACGCAAAACACTGTTTAAGCCAGAAGAAACTGTtgccccctccctccccacTGCCCCAACCACCTCTGCCAGCAAGCTccacccccctcctccttcAGCCAATAGGACAGTGTCAAAAAGCAACCAGGAGTCAACACAGACATACTGCGTGGAGGACACTCCCATCTGCTTTTCCAGAGGCAGCTCAttgtcatcactgtcatcagaagaggaggacagtgatgttgctagaagaaagagaagaggtgGTAGCGTTGTCAGCTGCAGCGGCAGCAATGAATACCCAACACTTCCTGTCAGCGAGAAAGAAGCAcatgagcagcaacagcagaggcagcaaaaggaggcagagagtcAGACCGCCATTGCTCCCTCTGGACGGGGACGACGAGGTCATCACCACCACAGCCATgcccaccatcatcatcaccaccaccatgtgacatcatcatcaGGTGCCAGGACTCCAAAAAGCCCCCCAGAGCAGCCATATGTTCAGGAGACTCCACTGATGTTCAGCCGCTGCACATCAGTCAGTTCTCTTGACagcttctccacctcctccattgCCAGCTCTGTGCGCTCCAGTGAGCCATGTAGCGGTGTGCCAAGTGGTGTGGTCAGCCCCAGTGACCTCCCTGACAGCCCAGGACAAACCATGCCACCAAGTCGTGCCAAGACACCGCCATCAACTCAGAAgacaaaggaggaggaaaaagccAAGAAGAAGGATGAAGAGGAGAGCAGCACTGATCTTCTCCTACATTTTGCCACTGAGAGCACACCACATGGCTTCTCCCGAGCCTCCAGTCTGAGCGCGCTTAGTCTGGATGAGCCATACATCCCACCagagatgaaaaagaaacaggaggaggagggagggattgaggagagaaaagaagaggaggtggtAAAACCTGTCCTTGATGAATCAGACGATGATGACGACATTGAGATTCTGGAGGCATGCATCAGCATGGCCATGCCGAAGTCACGGAAAccaaagaaacagcaacaggCAGCACCACGGAAACCCAGCCAGCTTCCAGTCTACAAGCTCCTCCCATCTCAAAGCCGTCCCCAGTCACAGCAGAGGAAAGATGTGCCACCTCCACAAGAGGAGGTACCAAGAGTTTACTGTGTGGAGGGAACGCCACTGAActtctccaccaccacctcacTCAGTGACCTTACCATTGACTCTCTGCCCAATGAGGATGCAGCAGATGCTGTCATACCAGCAGCCCCGCCCAGCTCAGCCCAGACAAGACGGGCTGGACTTCCTGAGGGTGAGAATGGTGATGATATCCTTGCTGAGTGCATTAGCGCTGCCATGCCCAAAGCCAAACCCAAAAAACCAATGAGAGTATCAGCCAGTGAGCACCTTCAAGTCCTGCCGctcccacctcctcttcctcctgcagccCCGCCTCCTCTTGGCCCacaacagcagaagaaaaagccAACATCGCCAGTGAAGCCAATGCCCCAGCGGCCGGCGTATGGCATCACAACAGCAACCAAAGCAAAACCAGGGTTTGCCTTTGACTCACCACGACACTACACGCCTATTGAAGGAACACCATGCTGCTTCTCACGCAATGATTCACTGAGCTCACTTGACTTTGACGAAGATGACGGTGGTGAGAAGAACgaagatgaaaaaaaagcaaaagacgAAGGCAAAAAGAGgaagcagcaaacagcagccatTTTTCCTCGAACCAAACCTGCAACCAGTCAGATGGTGACAGATGAGAAGCAGAAGTTCGCCATTGAGGATACACCTGTCTGCTTCTCCAGAAACTCGTCACTAAGCTCACTGAGTGACATTGACCAGGAGAACAACAATAAGGAGTTTGCTCCACCACTGCCAGAGGAACAAGTTGGAGACAAAACAGAAGCATCTCCTCCTGCACAGGTGGAGTTAAAGCCCCGCCCCCCAGCAGCCAGCGGCTATGCCCCCAAAGCTTTCCATGTGGAGGACACacctgtctgtttttccaggAACTCATCACTCAGCTCACTGAGTATTGACTCTGAGGATGACCTGCTGCAGGAGTGCATCAGCTCAGCCATgcccaagaagaagaaaaaagctgcTACAATCAATGTTCCTACTGCTGTTGccacatcacttcctgtttctaaAGCTAGCGAGGGCATTTTGGCCGAGGAGGAGCCTTCAGAGGCAGCAAGAAGCCCCGCCTCCCCAGACTCTGAGTCTTTTGATTGGAAGGCAATTCAAGAAGGTGCTAACTCCGTTGTCAGCAGCCTGAATGCTGCCGCTGCTGCCTCATCACTGTCTCGTCAGCCATCATCAGACTCTGACTCAGTTCTGTCCCTAAAGTCTGTCGGCTCGCCATTCCGCTTCCCAACAACCAGTGTCAACAAccatgcagaagaagaagagcagggGGAAAAGGAGGAGGTAAAGCGAGGAGCTAGAATCCTGAAGCCAGGAGAATGCAGCACACTTGATGtcaagaagaaggaggaaggtGAGGAGGAAGCAAAGGCGGTGAGAGGTGGAAAGAAGGTGTACAGGAGTCTCATCACAGGTAAACCGAGGGCAGAGCCTGTAGCCAGGGGGCGGAGCAAACCCAGAACAGCAGCCATGGCCAAAGCCCCAGGAAGCAGCGACGACAGAGGAGGCGGGTCGTCTCGGGACTCTACACCATctcgctcctcctcctcctccgcaaATCAGAAAGGAGGAAAGCTGTCACAGCTGCCCCGAACAGCATCTCCAGGAagcacatcatcatcatcagcttgCCGACCGGCCAAACAGAATGTGATGGTGAGGAGCGGCAGCGGCATCCCGAGGAGTGAGTCAGCATCACGGGTCAGTAGCTCCACAGCATTGAAGAAACAAAAGGCGGAGCCTGAGAAGCCGGCACTTGTCCGACAGTCAACTTTCATCAAAGAAGCTCCGAGTCCGACATTAAAGAGGAAGTTGGAAGAGTCTGCAGCAGCTACAGCGACAGCAACATTAGAGTCACCTTCTAGCCCCGATGTGCCACTGCCAGCAACAACCAGAAGACATGATGTCAATCGCTCACACTCTGAGAGCCCCTCACGCCCACAGGAAGTGATATCGTCACGGTTTAGCCGCACTGGCACCTGGAAGcgtgaaaacaacaacagcagcagcagtggaggaggaagtggggGCAAACACTCGTCCTTGCCACGTGTGGGGACATGGAAGCGGACAGGAAGCTCGTCGTCTGTACTGTCGGCATCATCAGAGTCCAGTGAGAAGGGGCGGAGTGAGGAAGAAGGCGTCATAAGGTCAAAGGGGACATGGAGGAAGACGAAGAGCGGCGGTGACCCATCAGCTATCTGCAGCTTCACAGACAAATCAGAAGATGTTTGGGTTCGTTTAGAGGACTGTCCTGTCAACAACCCACGCTCCTCATCATCCTGTTCAATCCGATCTCCCACCACAACCAACGCTCCGCCCATCATCGACAGCCCTGGTCCCTCCAAGATaccctcatcctcttcctcctcctcatccaacCTCAACCTGTGTCGAAGCTGCGAGAGCCTCGATGACAAGCCAACACCGCCTGAGCACCACcagtcacaacagcagcagcgtAATCAGCAGCGCAGTGGTGCCGTGGCAGCTCGAGTCAGTCCTTTCAACTACACACCCAGCCCGAGGAAGAGCAATGCTGATGTCACCACCACTGCCACGGCAACCACCACCACATCATCATCGACAACCCCCACACGACCGTCACTCATCCCTACCCCCATCACCAAAAAACGGGAGCcgaagggaggagaggggggtagtggtggtggtggtggaggcgGCGGTGGCGGCGGGGAGCGTGGCTCATACATTGTGACGTCAGtatga